Genomic DNA from Paenibacillus borealis:
GGTGTGGCGGCAGTTTATCTCGTATATCGTATTCTTCTGCACTACGGGGAATATGTTCCGAATCCCTGGCTGCCGACACTTCGTGAACGGCTGCCGGATATCATAGCACATATGAATCCATTTATCTGGTTTGCCCTGGGCGCATGGGTGCTGATGCTGCTGTCATCCTGGTGGGTAAATGGCAAGGCGCGCATTCTAATGTTCATCGGGATGAATATTACGGCCTTCGCCGCGCTGGACTCTTTTACAACAGCTGTATTATGGCAGGAAGTGGCCTGGACCGTATTTGCCGGAATGGGCTGGCTGGTCACGAGGCACTTAAGAAGTTTTCAGCTGCACTATCCGCGGGGCTGGACCTATTTGCTCAAATATCCTTTCAAAGTAGCCCTTAATATTGCGATCATCTTCTCCTTTGTTATTATTGCCGGAGTGAATATGCCGGATGTACGCCCTACGTTAACCGACCCCTATACGGTCTGGCAGGAGTGGAGCGGTAATACACCTTCCTCCGGCACCTCTGCAGGCGGCAGCGGCGATAGTGCAAGCGGTGAAGGGACGGCAGGCGGAACTACCTCTGGATACAGCCTCAATGATGATAATCTTGGCGGAGGCTTTAACTTTGATTATTCGCCCGTAATGACAGTCACTTCCGATCTGCGTACCTATATGCGCGGAGAGATCCGGAGTACATATTCCGGAAAAGGCTGGAGTGACGATGATCCGTTTGAACGGGGACCACATAGCGAGGTGCAGGTGGGCGAGCCGCTGGAACGTGCTGTAGCCCCCAAAACAGAAACCCGGACGCTCAAGCAGACCGTTAAGCTGCTGGGCGGCAACAGTTATCCGGTCCTGTTCGGCGGTTACTCCATCTCAGCCGTTGATTCGGTTGATGGCGAAGAGAGAAGCAGCGGATTATCGTGGCGGAGCGCAGACAATGAGCTGTTATGGGATTCCGGAGGCAGCACACGATCTTATCCGCAGACCTATGTGGTGACTTCAGAGGTGCCGGTTGTTCCTTTTCAGGAGCTGAGCACACAGACGTATGAGCAGCTGTACGGGGGAACGGATATTGACGAGCAGTATCTTCAGCTGCCGGATAACTTTCCGGAGCGGGTAAGTGCGCTGGCGGAGGAGATTACTGCCGGAGCACAGACGCCGTACGAGAAGGCCATGCTGCTGCAGCAATATCTCCAGCAAACCTTCCCTTATACGAACCAGCCGGATGTCTCGCGCGCCAAAAGCAAGGATATGGTCGAGAGCTTCCTGTTTGAGATTATGGAAGGCTACTGCGATTATTATTCCACTGCACTCGTTACTATGGCGCGTTCCCTGGATATCCCGGCCCGCTGGGTAAAGGGTTATGCGCCCGGCGAACAGGCAGAAATCCCGGATAATCTGGCGCTCCAGCAAGGGACTACCAGCCTAGTGAATAATAACTATACGATCACGAACGCAGATGCCCACTCCTGGGCGGAGATCTATTTCGGTGACTACGGCTGGGTTCCGGTGGAAGCCACGCCAGGCTTCAATGTGCCGGTGCTGACCCAGACTGAGGAAGACAGCGTAGAAGAACCTGAAGTGCAGGAGGAAGAGCAACCGGAGCCTGAACAGGAAGCGGCAAATATGGCCGCCGGAACTGACGGTTTCCATCCGGGTGTCTGGGTAGTGACAGGAGCGGCGGTTGTTCTTCTGCTCTGGACCGGATTCCTGCTCTGGCAGCGGCGCATGAGTCTGCGGTTCCTGATCACGCGTCTGCGCATCGGCCATCAGCTGACTCCGGTACAAAAAGTTGTAGCAGAAACACAGCGCTGGGTAAGGTATGTCCGAAGTAAGGGTATGCTGAAGAAAGAGCATGAAACTTTGCGCGAATCTGTGGAACGCTGGAGCCTGGAACGCCCTGCCGCGGCGGGGAATCTGTCCACATTACTGGGCATGTTCGAGCGGGCGAATTACAGCCCGGAGGTTATTGAAGACAAAGACTGGCACAGCGTGTATACTGAAGCTTTGCGGCTGCGAAAAAGCATGAAATCCGGCAAGTAATGCTCCAGTATCATAAAGTACCGCTAACAGGTGGATTTTGGCAGTTGGATATAGCGCTGAATACAAGTTTTACGTATGAAAATGAGGTGAAAGTATTGTTTGAAAGGTTAGTTCCCAAACTCCGGGTAAATACGGTATTTGATATTGATCTGGAAGAGCTGTACCGTCAAGGCTACCGCGGGATTATTACGGATCTGGATAATACGCTGGTCGGCGCCAAAGCGCCTCTGGCCACGCCTGAGCTGCTGCTCTGGTTCACGAAGGTGAAGGAGCTTGGCTTCAAGCTGATCATTGTTTCAAATAACAATATGGACCGGGTGTCGCGCTTTGCAACGCCGCTGAATATTGAATTTGTGCATCAGGCCCGCAAGCCGAGCAATGCCCCGTTTCTGAAGGCGATGAAGCTGATGGATCTGAAGCCGGAGCAGACGGTTGTGGTTGGCGACCAGATGCTTACAGATGTATACGGCGGCAACCGGCTCGGACTGTACACGGTACTCGTGCTGCCGATCTCCGTCAAGGATGAAGGCGTGGGTACAAGAATCAACCGCAGGGTGGAGCAGATTGCTCTGACACGTCTGCGCAAGCAAGGATTGTGGCAAGAGGAGGATAAATCTTAATGAATGTATTGAACGACGACAAGAAACGGCCTGAGAAATGCAGCGGCTGCGGCATCAAGCTCCAGACTGTAGACAAGGAACTTCCGGGCTATATCCCGGAGGCCGCATTTGAACGGGAGCCTGTCATTTGCCAGCGCTGTTTCCGGATTAAGAACTATAATGAAGCTTCTTCCGTATCGGTGAATCAGGATGAATTCCTGAAGCTGCTCAGCGGAGTAGGCGAGAAGAATGCACTGGTAATTCACATTGTGGATATTTTCGATTTCGAAGGCAGTCTGATCTCCGGGCTGCAGCGGTTTGTCGGCAATAACCCGGTTATTCTGGCGGTTAACAAAAGCGATTTGCTGCCTAAGGTGACCAACTGGAACAGACTGCGCAACTGGATGCAGCAGCGATGCAAGGAAGAGGGGCTGCGCACGGCGGAGATAGTGCTTGTCAGCGCGAAGCGCAATCAGGGCTTCGACCGACTGCTGGAGGCCGTAACCGAGCTGCGCGGACAGCGTGATGTCTATGTCGTCGGAGCGACCAATGTAGGCAAATCTACGCTGATCAACCGGCTGATCTCCGATTACAGCGATCTGGAAGAGGAGCTGACCACCTCACGTTATCCGGGTACGACGCTGGATATGGTCAAGATTCCGCTGGATGACGGACATTATATTATTGATACTCCGGGGATTGTCTATCCTTGGCGGTACAGTGAACTGGTTGAACGTAAGGATCTGGGCGCTGTAATGCCGGAGAATCCGCTCAAACCTGCAGTATATCAGCTGAATGAGGGCCAGTCGCTGTTCTTCGGCGGACTGGGACGTTTCGACTTCGTTCAGGGCGAACGCCAATCCTTTACCTGCTATATCAGTGGTACGCTGAAGATTCACCGCACGAAGCTTGAGCGCGCCGATTCGCTGTATCAGGATCACCGCGGAGAGCTTTTGTCGCCTCCGGGAACGGCGGATATGGATAAGCTGCCGCAGTGGCAGCGTCATGAGTTCCGCATCGCCAGGAATAGTGAGACGGATCTGTTCATCTCCGGCCTGGGCTGGATCAAGGTGAACGGTACGGCAGGTGCGGTTGTAGCCATACATGTGCCGCGCGGCGTTAAGGTGCTTACCCGTCCTTCGCTGATCTAATGAAGCAGATGCTCCCGGAGTGAGTTTTGCGAAGCGAAAACAATGAAGCAGATGCGGACAAAACTTGCAGGAGGACGATATTATGGCTGAGACAGGCCTGAACGGTAAAGACAGACAACCGGAGCTTCTGCTGGGCGTGATGGGCGACCCGATTGCCCAGTCTAAATCTCCGCTGATGCACGGTGCGGCACTGAAGGCGCTTGGACTGTCCGGTGCTTATGTGCCGCTGCATATCACTCCGGACAAGCTGGGGGATGCCGTGCAGGCGGTCAGGACCCTCGGCTTCCGCGGAGTGAATGTAACCATTCCGCATAAGGTTGCGGTGATGGACTATCTGGACAAGCTGGATGCCAGCGCGGTGGATGTCGGCGCGGTCAATACGATTGTTAACGACAACGGTGTGCTGACCGGCTTCAATACGGACGGCATCGGATATGTCCGTTCGCTCAAAGCGGAAGCCGCGCCGGAGCTGTCCGGTGCCCGCATCCTGGTGATCGGGGCCGGAGGGGCAGCCAGAGGCATTGTCTCGGCACTGCTGCAGGAGCGTCCGGCGTCTATTCTCATCGCCAACCGTAATGAGGACAGGGCACATCAGCTGGCAGACAGCTTCCGGAACAGAGGCAACGTAGCCGGAACCGGCATGGAAGCCGTTCCCTCCGTTACCGGCGACATGGATATCGTGATTAATACAACCTCGGTAGGCATGTTCCCCCACATGGAGGAAATGCCGATAGATCCGGCGTGCCTTCATAAGGGAATGATCGTAAGCGATCTGATATACAATCCGCTGCACACCCGGCTGCTTACGGAGAGCCTGCAGCGGGGCTGCATCATTCACGGAGGGCTGGGAATGTTCATATACCAGGGTGCCTATGCGCTGGAGTACTGGACAGGACTCGCAGCACCTGTAGATATCATGCGTCAGACTATTGTGGATTGCCTCGGCGGGAGTGCCGGGGAAATGATTTCGTCCAAGTAAGGTAATAATATATGTTAATTAAGGAGTTTGTTCATTTATGTTAACTGGTAAACAAAAACGCTATCTCCGCTCTTTGGCTCATCATCTGGATGCTGTATTCCAGGTCGGCAAAGGCGGCGTCAACGATCATCTGATCCGTCACATTGAAGAGGCTATTGAGAAACGCGAGCTGATGAAGATCAGCGTGCTGAACAACAATGCCGATGATCCTAAGGAAATTGGTGCCGCGCTTGCCGAGCAGTCCGGTTCGGAGCTTGTTCAGGTTATCGGCAAGACGATCGTTCTGTACAAGGAATCACGCGATAACAAAACGATTGAGCTTCCCCGCTAAAGGATTGATGCCGCAGCTCCCGCACCTGTGCGAGGGTTGCAGCGGGATGAAGTTCGTCGGATAATAGGAGGAGGTAGACCTCTTGAAAGTAGGAATAATGGGAGGAACCTTCGATCCTCTGCATATCGGCCATATGATGGCGGCAGAAACTGCGAGAGAGAGCTACGGTCTGCAGGAGGTCTGGTTTATGCCTTCGCATATTCCGCCTCATAAGCATGAGGCCGGAGCAACAGGTGAGGACAGACTGGCTATGGTCCAGGAAGCGGTTAAGGACCATCCCTCTTTTGGCATTCTCGACTGGGAAGTGGTCAGAGGCGGAGTGTCCTATACACTGGAGACGGTGATCAGCCTGCAGGAGGAATATCCGCAGTATGAGTTCTTTTTCATCGTCGGAGCGGATATGGTTCAGTATTTGCCCAAGTGGCAGGGGATTGAAGAGCTGGTGCAGAGACTGACCTTCATCGGTGTCGGACGTCCGGGGACTCCGCTCGATCTTGGGCTGCTGCCAGGCTTCATCGCCGGCCGGGTACTGCTGGCGGATATGCCGCTGGTGGATATCTCCTCCACGATGCTCAGAGCCCGGGCTGCCGAAGGGAAATCCATCCGCTACATGGTGCCGGACGCTGTGTTTGATTATGTTCAAAGGAGTGGATTGTATGGAGTACAGCCGCGAAGCGCTGATTGAAGAGGTCTCGGACCAGATGCCGGACAAACGCTGGAAGCATACACTCGGTGTAATGGAATCCTCTGTGAAGCTGGCGCAGCGCTATGGCGCTGATCCTGCGCGGGCGGAGACAGCCGCGATTCTCCATGATGTCGCCAAGTACTGGCCTGTGGAGCGGATGCGGGAGATCATTGAGCAGAACGGGCTTTCCGCTGAGCTTTTGAAATACGACAAGCAGCTGTGGCATGCCGAAGTAGGGGCATACGTCGCTGAGCATGATTATGGAATTACGGATTCTGAGGTACTGGACGCGATCCGCTACCACACCTCGGGACGGGAGAACATGAGCCTGCTGGAAAAAATCGTCTGTCTGGCCGATTATATTGAGCCTGGACGGGATTTCCCCGGTGTGGATGAGATACGCAGGCTGGCTAAGGTCAGCCTGGAGGAAGGGCTGGTAGCGGGACTGGATTCTACCATCAGCCTGCTGCTGGAAAAGCGCCGGATTGTGTTTCCGCTTACGGTGCTGGCGCGCAACGATTTAGTAAGAATACTGGAGGATAAAATATGAGTGTACAATCAAACAAGCTTCTGGAACTGGCCCTGGCTGCCGTTCAGGACAAAAAAGCAATGAACGTGGTCGCACTGGATCTGCGC
This window encodes:
- the yqeK gene encoding bis(5'-nucleosyl)-tetraphosphatase (symmetrical) YqeK → MEYSREALIEEVSDQMPDKRWKHTLGVMESSVKLAQRYGADPARAETAAILHDVAKYWPVERMREIIEQNGLSAELLKYDKQLWHAEVGAYVAEHDYGITDSEVLDAIRYHTSGRENMSLLEKIVCLADYIEPGRDFPGVDEIRRLAKVSLEEGLVAGLDSTISLLLEKRRIVFPLTVLARNDLVRILEDKI
- the yqeH gene encoding ribosome biogenesis GTPase YqeH; amino-acid sequence: MNVLNDDKKRPEKCSGCGIKLQTVDKELPGYIPEAAFEREPVICQRCFRIKNYNEASSVSVNQDEFLKLLSGVGEKNALVIHIVDIFDFEGSLISGLQRFVGNNPVILAVNKSDLLPKVTNWNRLRNWMQQRCKEEGLRTAEIVLVSAKRNQGFDRLLEAVTELRGQRDVYVVGATNVGKSTLINRLISDYSDLEEELTTSRYPGTTLDMVKIPLDDGHYIIDTPGIVYPWRYSELVERKDLGAVMPENPLKPAVYQLNEGQSLFFGGLGRFDFVQGERQSFTCYISGTLKIHRTKLERADSLYQDHRGELLSPPGTADMDKLPQWQRHEFRIARNSETDLFISGLGWIKVNGTAGAVVAIHVPRGVKVLTRPSLI
- the yhbY gene encoding ribosome assembly RNA-binding protein YhbY; the encoded protein is MLTGKQKRYLRSLAHHLDAVFQVGKGGVNDHLIRHIEEAIEKRELMKISVLNNNADDPKEIGAALAEQSGSELVQVIGKTIVLYKESRDNKTIELPR
- a CDS encoding transglutaminase-like domain-containing protein, whose protein sequence is MKHWMNGVKSSWHHALTLLWLMIIALQWLSYTEPFWLEETTAAVLLTLVAVALIEIIVPVKWIYRLMLEGVAAVYLVYRILLHYGEYVPNPWLPTLRERLPDIIAHMNPFIWFALGAWVLMLLSSWWVNGKARILMFIGMNITAFAALDSFTTAVLWQEVAWTVFAGMGWLVTRHLRSFQLHYPRGWTYLLKYPFKVALNIAIIFSFVIIAGVNMPDVRPTLTDPYTVWQEWSGNTPSSGTSAGGSGDSASGEGTAGGTTSGYSLNDDNLGGGFNFDYSPVMTVTSDLRTYMRGEIRSTYSGKGWSDDDPFERGPHSEVQVGEPLERAVAPKTETRTLKQTVKLLGGNSYPVLFGGYSISAVDSVDGEERSSGLSWRSADNELLWDSGGSTRSYPQTYVVTSEVPVVPFQELSTQTYEQLYGGTDIDEQYLQLPDNFPERVSALAEEITAGAQTPYEKAMLLQQYLQQTFPYTNQPDVSRAKSKDMVESFLFEIMEGYCDYYSTALVTMARSLDIPARWVKGYAPGEQAEIPDNLALQQGTTSLVNNNYTITNADAHSWAEIYFGDYGWVPVEATPGFNVPVLTQTEEDSVEEPEVQEEEQPEPEQEAANMAAGTDGFHPGVWVVTGAAVVLLLWTGFLLWQRRMSLRFLITRLRIGHQLTPVQKVVAETQRWVRYVRSKGMLKKEHETLRESVERWSLERPAAAGNLSTLLGMFERANYSPEVIEDKDWHSVYTEALRLRKSMKSGK
- the aroE gene encoding shikimate dehydrogenase — translated: MAETGLNGKDRQPELLLGVMGDPIAQSKSPLMHGAALKALGLSGAYVPLHITPDKLGDAVQAVRTLGFRGVNVTIPHKVAVMDYLDKLDASAVDVGAVNTIVNDNGVLTGFNTDGIGYVRSLKAEAAPELSGARILVIGAGGAARGIVSALLQERPASILIANRNEDRAHQLADSFRNRGNVAGTGMEAVPSVTGDMDIVINTTSVGMFPHMEEMPIDPACLHKGMIVSDLIYNPLHTRLLTESLQRGCIIHGGLGMFIYQGAYALEYWTGLAAPVDIMRQTIVDCLGGSAGEMISSK
- a CDS encoding YqeG family HAD IIIA-type phosphatase, giving the protein MFERLVPKLRVNTVFDIDLEELYRQGYRGIITDLDNTLVGAKAPLATPELLLWFTKVKELGFKLIIVSNNNMDRVSRFATPLNIEFVHQARKPSNAPFLKAMKLMDLKPEQTVVVGDQMLTDVYGGNRLGLYTVLVLPISVKDEGVGTRINRRVEQIALTRLRKQGLWQEEDKS
- a CDS encoding nicotinate-nucleotide adenylyltransferase — protein: MKVGIMGGTFDPLHIGHMMAAETARESYGLQEVWFMPSHIPPHKHEAGATGEDRLAMVQEAVKDHPSFGILDWEVVRGGVSYTLETVISLQEEYPQYEFFFIVGADMVQYLPKWQGIEELVQRLTFIGVGRPGTPLDLGLLPGFIAGRVLLADMPLVDISSTMLRARAAEGKSIRYMVPDAVFDYVQRSGLYGVQPRSAD